In the Oscillospiraceae bacterium genome, one interval contains:
- the argR gene encoding arginine repressor, with amino-acid sequence MKKRRQDDLLHLIRQEKIRTQEELTERLSKMGYRVTQATVSRDIKELKIIKTTDENGEICYLAPSKDALHHASGTGLGFFKNLIHSVSYSVNIIVIHTAAGMAQGIAATIDRMGRADILGTIAGDDTIMVVCRTPEETGAVAAYLKTHL; translated from the coding sequence ATGAAGAAAAGAAGACAAGACGATTTGCTGCATTTAATCCGTCAGGAAAAAATCAGAACGCAAGAAGAACTGACGGAACGCTTGTCCAAAATGGGATATCGGGTGACTCAGGCAACTGTTTCCCGCGATATCAAAGAATTAAAAATTATTAAGACTACCGATGAAAACGGCGAAATCTGCTATTTGGCTCCCTCTAAAGATGCTTTGCATCACGCATCGGGAACAGGGTTGGGATTCTTTAAGAATCTGATTCATTCTGTGTCTTACAGTGTGAATATCATTGTAATTCATACTGCTGCAGGGATGGCGCAGGGCATTGCTGCCACCATCGATCGTATGGGTAGAGCTGATATTTTAGGCACCATTGCAGGGGATGACACCATTATGGTAGTTTGCCGCACACCTGAAGAAACAGGAGCAGTGGCTGCTTACTTAAAAACCCATCTCTAA
- the recN gene encoding DNA repair protein RecN translates to MLSTMRIKNLAVIREITLQFDRGLTVLTGETGAGKSILMDALQAILGARVSKDLIRADEKSALVEVSFFFSEETAPEALKPYLLDDMIVLSREIFRDGRNIVKINGSLSNTAELRGIAPYLISIHSQNDNQILFRSEEHFRFLDHFAGASELFLEYESCYHRYREVCEEILKVDGKQAQDNSRIDYLKFVIREIENANLQAEEEDRLKETKLLLKNQEKNKENIKTATYALYEQEESAYHFVSVAAKALKNTDGFTEIAERLDELRYEIAELSEKIRTSDVMAELEYTNIDDLEDRLGLIYQLKMKYGGTFQSIFDTYEKTSRELYEIEHREHHLEELTKQKEECLSELRKKSQKLTKIRSQYAKQLSEKLESELHDLMMPNAVFSVALKEENDFTAHGAEKVEFLFSANLGLPPAPLAKIASGGEISRVNLALKSVLRGIDPACAFVFDEIDTGISGRAAQKTGEKMCAIAKESQVLCVTHLPQIAAMADQHFLVNKEEVLKETLTSVCEITGEERVTEISRMIGGVAVTEITRQSAEEMLKLAKQFKLEC, encoded by the coding sequence ATGCTTTCAACTATGCGCATCAAAAACTTAGCGGTTATCCGTGAGATTACATTGCAGTTTGATCGTGGTCTTACGGTGCTGACAGGGGAAACAGGTGCAGGGAAGTCTATCCTGATGGACGCCTTGCAGGCTATTTTGGGTGCCCGTGTATCGAAAGATTTAATCCGTGCCGATGAAAAATCTGCTTTGGTGGAAGTTAGTTTTTTCTTTTCGGAAGAAACTGCGCCCGAAGCATTAAAACCTTATCTTTTGGATGATATGATTGTGCTGTCCCGTGAAATTTTTCGTGACGGCAGAAATATTGTAAAGATAAACGGTTCGTTATCCAACACGGCGGAGCTTCGGGGAATTGCACCCTATTTGATCAGTATTCATTCTCAGAATGACAATCAGATTTTGTTTCGTTCGGAAGAGCATTTTCGATTTTTAGACCATTTTGCGGGAGCAAGTGAGTTGTTTTTAGAATATGAATCCTGTTATCACCGTTACCGTGAAGTTTGTGAAGAAATTTTAAAGGTTGACGGCAAACAAGCGCAGGACAACAGTCGAATTGATTATTTAAAATTTGTCATCCGTGAAATTGAGAATGCCAATCTGCAAGCTGAGGAAGAAGACCGTTTAAAAGAAACGAAACTCCTCTTAAAGAATCAAGAGAAGAACAAAGAAAATATCAAAACGGCAACTTATGCCTTATATGAACAAGAAGAAAGTGCTTATCATTTCGTTTCTGTGGCGGCAAAAGCATTAAAGAATACAGATGGTTTTACCGAAATTGCAGAGCGATTGGATGAGCTTCGATATGAAATTGCAGAACTGTCTGAAAAAATCCGCACCTCGGATGTTATGGCAGAGCTGGAATATACCAATATAGACGATTTAGAAGACCGCTTAGGGTTAATTTATCAGCTGAAAATGAAATATGGCGGTACCTTCCAATCTATTTTTGATACCTATGAAAAAACCTCCCGTGAGCTTTATGAAATTGAGCATCGGGAACATCATTTAGAAGAACTAACCAAACAAAAAGAAGAGTGCCTTTCGGAACTTAGAAAAAAATCGCAGAAGCTTACTAAAATCCGCAGTCAATATGCGAAACAGTTATCCGAAAAACTGGAATCGGAGCTGCATGATTTAATGATGCCCAATGCCGTATTTTCGGTGGCGTTAAAGGAAGAAAACGATTTTACTGCTCACGGAGCCGAAAAGGTGGAATTTTTATTCTCCGCAAACCTTGGTTTGCCTCCCGCACCGCTTGCAAAGATTGCATCGGGCGGTGAAATTTCCCGTGTGAATCTGGCATTAAAATCCGTGCTTCGGGGAATCGACCCTGCGTGTGCCTTTGTGTTTGATGAAATCGACACAGGAATCAGTGGCCGTGCCGCTCAGAAAACAGGAGAAAAAATGTGTGCCATCGCCAAAGAATCCCAGGTGCTTTGCGTGACTCATCTTCCCCAAATTGCCGCTATGGCAGACCAGCATTTTTTGGTAAACAAGGAGGAAGTTTTAAAAGAAACTCTTAC